A genomic stretch from Marinimicrobium sp. C6131 includes:
- the pgsA gene encoding CDP-diacylglycerol--glycerol-3-phosphate 3-phosphatidyltransferase yields MTLANQLTLIRIVFIPLFVVVFYLPFGWAHFASAMIFSIAAITDWADGYVARKYDQSTPFGAFLDPVADKLMVVIALALLVELHATPWFTAPAIVIIGREIVISALREWMAELGERASVAVSYIGKIKTTLQMTALIVLLADLPFALFYWLGYITLYSAALLTLWSMILYLRAAWPFMRLK; encoded by the coding sequence ATGACCCTGGCGAACCAACTGACCCTGATCCGCATCGTTTTCATTCCGCTGTTTGTAGTGGTCTTTTACCTTCCGTTCGGGTGGGCACACTTCGCCTCCGCCATGATCTTCAGTATCGCGGCCATCACCGACTGGGCCGATGGTTACGTCGCCCGCAAATACGACCAATCCACCCCCTTCGGCGCCTTTCTGGACCCGGTGGCCGACAAACTGATGGTGGTCATTGCCCTTGCGCTACTGGTGGAACTACACGCCACGCCCTGGTTTACCGCACCGGCGATTGTGATCATCGGCCGGGAAATCGTGATCTCCGCCCTGCGGGAGTGGATGGCCGAACTGGGCGAGCGCGCCAGCGTGGCGGTGTCCTACATCGGTAAAATCAAGACAACGCTGCAGATGACCGCCCTGATCGTCCTACTGGCCGACCTGCCCTTCGCGCTGTTCTATTGGCTGGGTTACATCACCCTGTACAGCGCCGCCCTGCTGACCCTGTGGTCCATGATCCTCTACCTGCGCGCCGCCTGGCCCTTTATGCGATTGAAGTAG
- a CDS encoding MarR family winged helix-turn-helix transcriptional regulator has translation MSTSDKIEEVLVSLRRVIRATDLHSKKLVKTASVTGPQLLLLQIVHAKGDMTISELARDMSLSQATVTTILDRLQKRELIERIRSETDKRKVYPRLTDHGRKILASAPTALQDNFVERFRELDEWEQSMIIAALQRVAEMMDAKDIDASPFLDVGALDRAIPTL, from the coding sequence TGGTTTCGCTGCGTCGGGTGATCCGGGCGACGGACCTGCATTCCAAAAAGCTGGTCAAAACAGCCAGCGTCACGGGGCCACAGTTATTGCTCCTGCAGATCGTCCACGCCAAGGGCGACATGACCATCAGCGAGCTGGCCCGGGATATGAGCCTGAGCCAGGCCACCGTCACCACCATTCTGGATCGCCTGCAGAAGCGGGAGCTGATCGAACGCATCCGCTCGGAAACCGACAAACGCAAGGTCTACCCCCGTTTGACCGACCACGGCCGAAAAATCCTGGCCTCCGCGCCCACGGCGCTGCAGGACAACTTTGTGGAGCGGTTTCGGGAGCTGGATGAGTGGGAGCAGAGCATGATCATCGCCGCCCTGCAACGCGTGGCGGAAATGATGGACGCCAAAGATATTGATGCCTCGCCCTTCCTTGACGTGGGCGCTCTGGATCGCGCGATCCCTACGCTATAG
- the uvrC gene encoding excinuclease ABC subunit UvrC: MCNPAAPDAFDATRFLANTTQQPGIYQMYDGEGKLLYVGKAKNLKKRLSSYFRKTGLPPKTAALVAKIQQIDVTVTASETEALILEQNLIKSHRPPYNILLRDDKSYPYIFLSSAETFPRISFHRGSKKKRGHYFGPYPNVGAVRDSMNFLQKTFQVRQCEDSVFKNRSRPCLQYQIKRCTAPCVDYISPEDYAEDVRHTRMFLSGDSDTLLKELADQMDAASQALDFERAAALRDQITALRSIQSQNLIEEGYGDLDVVAAVLQAGLICVHVLFVRQGRILGSRSYYPQASLADSETDVLAEFLPQFYLASEGREIPREIVTSHPVAEAELIAQALKSASGRQVTVTDKVRTHRSQWVQMATTAAQQNLSSRVNSRKNSMDRFIALQDALGLDEMPQRLECFDISHSSGELTQASCVVFDTNGPLKSDYRRFNIEGITPGDDYAAMEQALQRRYTRLQKGEGKLPDILIIDGGKGQLGKAQAVLAELGVNNVPLLGVAKGTTRKAGFETLYWAETGKEFVMSSDSPALHLLQHIRDEAHRFAITGHRQRRDKKRRTSSLEGVPGIGAGRRRELLRHFGGLQEVQKASVADLAKVPGISKRLAEEIYGHFHG, encoded by the coding sequence ATGTGTAACCCCGCTGCCCCAGACGCTTTTGACGCGACGCGTTTTCTGGCCAACACCACCCAGCAACCCGGCATCTACCAGATGTACGATGGCGAGGGGAAGCTGTTGTACGTGGGCAAGGCCAAGAATCTGAAGAAGCGGCTGTCGAGCTACTTCCGTAAAACCGGTCTGCCTCCCAAAACGGCAGCCCTGGTGGCGAAGATCCAGCAGATCGATGTGACGGTCACCGCCAGCGAAACCGAAGCGTTGATTCTTGAACAGAACCTGATCAAAAGTCATCGCCCGCCGTACAATATTCTATTGCGGGACGACAAGTCCTACCCTTATATTTTTCTTTCCAGCGCCGAAACGTTTCCCCGCATCAGCTTTCATCGCGGGTCGAAGAAAAAGCGGGGCCATTACTTTGGCCCATACCCGAACGTTGGCGCCGTGCGCGACAGCATGAATTTTCTGCAGAAAACCTTTCAGGTGCGTCAGTGTGAAGACAGCGTGTTCAAAAACCGCTCGCGCCCCTGTCTGCAGTACCAGATCAAACGGTGCACCGCTCCCTGTGTGGATTACATCAGTCCGGAGGATTACGCCGAGGATGTGCGTCATACCCGGATGTTCCTCAGCGGCGACAGCGATACCCTGTTGAAGGAACTGGCAGATCAGATGGATGCGGCGTCCCAGGCGCTGGATTTTGAACGGGCGGCCGCGCTGCGGGATCAGATTACCGCGCTGCGCTCGATCCAGTCCCAGAACCTGATCGAAGAGGGGTACGGCGATCTGGATGTGGTGGCGGCCGTTCTGCAGGCGGGTCTGATATGCGTGCACGTCCTGTTTGTTCGTCAGGGGCGAATTCTGGGCAGCCGGAGTTATTACCCACAAGCGTCACTCGCGGATTCGGAAACGGATGTACTGGCGGAATTTCTGCCGCAGTTTTATCTGGCCAGTGAGGGCAGGGAGATTCCCCGGGAAATTGTCACCAGCCATCCGGTGGCCGAGGCCGAACTGATTGCCCAGGCGCTCAAGAGTGCCTCGGGCCGTCAGGTGACGGTGACCGACAAGGTTCGCACCCACCGTTCCCAGTGGGTGCAAATGGCCACAACGGCCGCTCAGCAGAACCTCTCCAGCCGGGTGAACAGCCGCAAGAACAGTATGGATCGCTTTATCGCTCTGCAGGATGCGCTGGGGCTGGACGAGATGCCCCAGCGGTTGGAGTGTTTTGATATCAGTCACAGCAGCGGTGAACTGACCCAGGCGTCCTGTGTGGTGTTTGATACCAACGGGCCGCTCAAGTCTGATTATCGTCGTTTCAATATTGAGGGAATCACGCCCGGCGACGATTACGCGGCGATGGAGCAGGCGTTGCAACGCCGCTATACCCGTTTGCAGAAAGGCGAGGGTAAGCTGCCGGATATTCTGATTATCGATGGTGGCAAGGGTCAGTTGGGCAAGGCGCAGGCGGTGCTGGCGGAGTTGGGTGTCAATAATGTGCCGTTGCTCGGTGTGGCCAAGGGGACGACGCGCAAGGCGGGGTTCGAGACGCTGTATTGGGCGGAGACCGGCAAGGAGTTTGTGATGTCGAGCGATTCGCCGGCGTTACACTTGCTGCAGCATATCCGTGATGAGGCGCACCGGTTTGCGATTACCGGGCATCGCCAGCGCCGGGACAAGAAGCGGCGGACCTCGAGTCTGGAGGGGGTGCCGGGTATCGGGGCGGGTCGCCGTCGGGAGTTATTGCGTCATTTTGGAGGGCTGCAGGAGGTACAGAAGGCCAGCGTGGCGGATCTCGCCAAGGTACCGGGCATCAGCAAACGCCTGGCGGAGGAAATCTACGGCCATTTTCATGGGTAA